A stretch of the Rosa rugosa chromosome 5, drRosRugo1.1, whole genome shotgun sequence genome encodes the following:
- the LOC133711798 gene encoding zinc finger BED domain-containing protein RICESLEEPER 4-like, which translates to MGAATEQLKINNSASNLYPASTTRMQEMHRCTVRRSKKRGEVGKEGADHLPLPQSSLVVSSSGTSPSIQPAEEDVTQSAAGAATENSSEKVHDNPRGDRKRSWVWEHFEEYTDTKVIKVKGKEDIIQEFRRAKCIYCPKGAVGDYACDSYKNGTQGMIRHINNSCKYYPGRRVVDKNQKLLVGDKSKGNSLKAVAYNPDEVMQACVEMVVVDELPFSFVEKQGFRKFCYVMQPLFKVPCRKTLVKDFLKLYDKTKKKLKSDLSHHRVYLTTDTWTSVQNFNYMVLTAHFIDDEWVMHKRIINFCTIHNHSGNSIGMLIESCLIQWGINKVLTITVDNAAANKCALEFVRSKLNKREKSESILEGKFMHVRCTAHICNLIVGSGLKRLNRAVLAIRNAVKFVRSSSSRLDSFKACVAKEQVPCKGLVVMDVPTRWNSTFLMLEAALKFKKAFGRMLEETDSGFAAYFSEPEEEYDEEGNPVPVKGNINRVGPPTNEEWDKAEVFVHFLRVFYEVTLRVSASNHPTIHTTFHDVLSMETEINKLFIAPEMQTGSETEKVLTDMAGHMSSKFLKYYGSFKDLNPLVFMGLVLDPRFKLLNITHLLKKEGYDNDIVEAKGKELRDVLMSLYEAYAPKDAPAKKREVLTSTSQSTVTSSDSRGRASILSDWRKVVSELDEQVVAHEVDKYLLDPLEYTNLGESDFPILLWWKLNGPKYPVLAAIAKDVLAVQVSTVASEAAFSTGGRVIDNFRSSLTPKSVEALICLQSWLRGNDISHIEDVPGIKETEFYEKCEKDHISSASSSVNSCPRPPPKAKGKDASDEVVEVIEDESENSSSEDSETS; encoded by the exons ATGGGGGCTGCAACTGAACAATTAAAAATCAACAACAGTGCTTCAAACCTTTATCCCGCCTCAACTACAAGGATGCAAGAAATGCACAGATGCACT GTTAGAAGAAGTAAGAAGAGGGGTGAAGTAGGCAAAGAAGGAGCAGACCACTTACCTCTCCCTCAGTCCAGCTTGGTTGTTTCGAGCAGTGGGACCTCTCCCTCAATCCAGCCAGCTGAAGAAGATGTCACTCAATCAGCAGCAGGGGCAGCAACTGAAAATTCGTCTGAAAAGGTACATGACAATCCTCGAGGTGATAGGAAACGTAGTTGGGTTTGGGAGCATTTTGAGGAATACACTGATACGAAAGTGATTAAAGTTAAGGGTAAAGAAGATATTATACAAGAGTTTAGGAGGGCTAAGTGTATATATTGTCCTAAGGGTGCTGTAGGAGACTATGCTTGTGATTCTTACAAAAATGGGACTCAGGGTATGATTAGGCACATAAACAACTCATGTAAGTATTATCCAGGAAGGAGGGTTGTTGATAAGAATCAAAAACTGCTTGTTGGTGATAAAAGCAAGGGTAATTCACTGAAGGCTGTAGCTTATAATCCTGACGAAGTCATGCAAGCTTGTGTTGAAATGGTTGTAGTTGATGAGCTTCCTTTTAGCTTTGTTGAGAAGCAAGGGTTTAGGAAGTTCTGTTATGTTATGCAGCCTTTGTTTAAGGTCCCATGTAGGAAAACTTTAGTGAAAGACTTTCTGAAGTTGTATGATAAGacaaagaagaaattgaaatcgGATTTGTCACATCATAGAGTCTACCTAACTACTGACACTTGGACAAGTGTGCAGAATTTCAATTACATGGTGCTAACAGCACACTTTATAGATGATGAGTGGGTTATGCATAAGAGGATTATCAATTTCTGCACTATCCATAACCATAGTGGAAATTCAATAGGGATGTTGATAGAGTCTTGTTTGATTCAGTGGGGGATAAACAAGGTTTTAACCATCACAGTAGATAATGCGGCTGCTAATAAGTGTGCTCTTGAGTTTGTTAGGTCCAAACTTAACAAAAGGGAAAAATCGGAATCAATCTTAGAGGGAAAGTTCATGCATGTTAGGTGTACTGCTCATATTTGTAACTTGATTGTTGGAAGTGGGTTGAAGAGGTTGAATAGGGCAGTGCTAGCCATTAGAAATGCTGTAAAGTTTGTTAGGTCTTCGTCATCTAGGCTGGATAGTTTTAAGGCATGTGTAGCAAAGGAACAAGTCCCTTGCAAAGGCTTGGTGGTTATGGATGTTCCCACAAGGTGGAATTCAACATTCTTAATGTTGGAAGCTGCCTTGAAGTTCAAAAAAGCCTTTGGAAGGATGCTAGAGGAAACTGATAGTGGCTTTGCTGCATATTTTAGTGAGCCTGAGGAAGAGTATGATGAGGAAGGGAATCCGGTTCCAGTCAAAGGCAATATAAATAGAGTTGGGCCACCGACAAATGAAGAATGGGATAAGGCAGAGGTGTTTGTGCATTTTCTTAGGGTTTTTTATGAAGTTACTTTGAGGGTCAGTGCAAGTAATCATCCCACAATCCATACTACTTTCCATGATGTGTTGTCCATGGAAACTGAGATCAACAAGCTATTTATTGCACCTGAAATGCAAACAGGGAGTGAAACTGAGAAAGTGTTGACTGATATGGCAGGACACATGAGTTCCAAATTTCTCAAATATTATGGCAGCTTCAAGGATCTAAATCCTTTGGTGTTTATGGGGCTTGTGCTTGATCCCAGATTCAAGCTTCTTAATATCACTCATTTGTTGAAAAAAGAGGGGTATGATAATGACATTGTGGAAGCAAAAGGCAAGGAGTTAAGGGATGTGTTGATGTCATTGTATGAAGCTTATGCACCAAAGGATGCCCCTGCAAAGAAAAGGGAGGTTTTAACTTCAACTTCACAAAGCACAGTAACAAGCAGTGACAGCAGAGGAAGAGCATCAATCTTGAGTGATTGGAGAAAAGTTGTTTCAGAACTTGATGAGCAAGTGGTTGCACATGAAGTGGACAAGTATCTATTGGACCCTCTTGAGTACACAAATTTAGGAGAATCAGATTTCCCAATTTTGTTATGGTGGAAGCTGAATGGACCTAAGTACCCTGTTCTTGCAGCAATAGCCAAAGATGTATTGGCTGTTCAAGTGTCCACAGTTGCATCCGAGGCTGCTTTTAGCACTGGAGGGAGAGTAATCGACAACTTTAGGAGTTCATTAACTCCTAAATCTGTGGAAGCTTTGATATGTTTGCAAAGTTGGTTGAGAGGTAATGATATTAGCCACATAGAGGATGTTCCAGGAATCAAGGAAACAGAATTCTATGAGAAATGTGAGAAAG ATCATATAAGCTCAGCATCTTCAAGTGTTAACTCATGTCCTAGGCCTCCTCCAAAAGCAAAGGGAAAGGATGCAAGTGATGAAGTTGTGGAGGTGATTGaagatgaatctgaaaattctagTTCTGAAGACTCAGAAACAAGTTGA
- the LOC133712611 gene encoding uncharacterized protein LOC133712611, with amino-acid sequence METYTSPIKLKLMIDPLRQKVLFAEVGKDFVDFLFTLLPLPIGTIIGLLKEEHGMVGCLGKLYNSVENLSSTYLLNPDLDRDVLLNPMSPVDTADILNLLTQEEGTDDESSHDEWNDDNESSDKQSSDDNESNANSDFYICVSCLSKSNAKERVYYVTDNSKSICPGCKAIMSTPATYVAPPLTEDEISFREGSYVKDVVTYIVMDDLEVRPMSATLIMAMLKKFNVKDVSSLIEKVVHLGNEEGLKLLKASLQSESALSTAFLVGKEA; translated from the exons ATGGAAACCTACACCTCTCCTATCAAGTTGAAGCTCATGATAGACCCGCTGCGTCAAAAGGTTTTGTTTGCTGAAGTGGGCAAGGATTTTGTGGATTTTCTATTCACTCTTCTGCCTTTGCCTATTGGCACAATCATTGGCTTACTCAAAGAAGAACATGGAATGGTTGGTTGCTTAGGAAAACTCTACAACAGTGTTGAAAATCTCAGTAGCACATACTTGCTAAACCCTGATCTTGACAGAGATGTACTGCTAAATCCTATGTCACCAGTTGATACTGCTGATATTTTGAACTTGTTGACCCAAGAGGAAGGTACTGATGATGAATCCAGTCACGATGAATGGAATGATGACAATGAATCAAGCGACAAGCAATCAAGTGATGACAATGAATCAAATGCTAATAGTGACTTCTATATATGTGTGTCCTGTTTGAGCAAGAGCAATGCCAAAGAACGGGTATACTATGTCACGGATAACTCTAAATCCATTTGTCCAGGGTGCAAAGCAATAATGTCGACCCCAGCGACTTATGTTGCTCCACCGCTTACTGAGGATGAAATATCATTCCGCGAGGGATCGTATGTGAAAGATGTTGTTACTTATATTGTAATGGATGATTTGGAAGTGAGGCCCATGTCTGCCACTTTGATTATGGCTATGttaaaaaaattcaatgttAAGGATGTCAGTAGCCTTATAGAGAAGGTGGTTCATCTTGGCAACGAAGAG GGTCTGAAGTTGCTTAAGGCGTCCCTGCAGTCAGAGTCAGCTCTCAGCACTGCCTTCCTTGTAGGGAAAGAAGCATGA